The Ochotona princeps isolate mOchPri1 chromosome 23, mOchPri1.hap1, whole genome shotgun sequence genome includes a window with the following:
- the SREK1 gene encoding splicing regulatory glutamine/lysine-rich protein 1 isoform X2: protein MNSGGPFGLGLGFGLIPTAVIQVTNLSSAVTSEQMRTLFSFLGEIEELRLYPPDNTPLAFSSKVCYVKFRDPASVGVAQHLTNTVFIDRALIVVPCAEGKIPEEAKALSLLAPAPSMTSLMPGAGLLPIPTPSPLTTLGVSLSSLGAIPAAALDPNIAALGEIPQPPLMGNVDPSKIDEIRRTVYVGNLNSQTTTADQLLEFFKQVGEVKFVRMAGDETQPTRFAFVEFADQSSVPRALAFNGVMFGDRPLKINHSNNAIVKPPEMTPQAAAKELEEVMKRVREAQSFISAAIEPESGKNNERKGGRSRSHTRSQSRSSSKSHSRRKRSQSKRRSRSHNRSRSRQKDRRRSKSPHKKRSKSRERRKSRSRSRSRDKRKDTREKIKEKERVKDREKEREKEREKERDKEKERGRNKEKDREKERDKEPEKEQDKDKDRSKETEEKRKKEKKSRTPPRSYNASRRSRSSSRERRRRRSKSSSRSPRTSKTIKRKSSRSPSPRGNKKDKKKEKERDHIGERREGERSSSVKKDCKDGDGKEDSTALTGSDEKEEMNEADSDVGKEVDEQDAPRTGESHGQQNGNCQPNEDNLSAQTDAV from the exons ATGAACAGCGGAGGCCCCTTCGGTTTGGGCTTAGGCTTCGGCCTGATCCCTACGGCGGTGATTCAGGTGACCAATCTGTCGTCGGCCGTGACCAGCGAGCAGATGCGGACGCTCTTTTCCTTCCTAGGAGAAATCGAGGAGCTGCGGCTCTACCCTCCGGA CAATACACCTCTTGCGTTTTCATCCAAAGTATGTTATGTTAAGTTTCGTGACCCTGCGAGTGTTGGTGTGGCCCAGCATCTAACTAACACGGTTTTTATTGACAGAGCTCTCATAGTTGTCCCTTGTGCAGAAG GTAAGATCCCTGAAGAAGCCAAAGCCCTCTCCTTGCTGGCTCCTGCTCCGTCCATGACTAGCCTGATGCCTGGTGCAGGGCTGCTTCCCATCCCGACCCCCAGTCCCTTGACCACA CTTGGTGTCTCGCTCAGCAGTTTGGGAGCGATACCAGCAGCAGCGCTGGACCCCAACATTGCGGCTCTTGGGGAGATACCACAGCCACCACTCATGGGGAACGTGGACCCTTCTAAGATTGATGAGATCAGGAGGACGGTGTATGTTGGCAATCTGAATTCCCAG ACAACTACAGCTGATCAACTGCTTGAGTTTTTTAAACAAGTCGGAGAAGTAAAGTTTGTGCGGATGGCAGGTGATGAGACTCAGCCAACTCGGTTTGCTTTTGTGGAATTTGCAGACCAAAGTTCTGTGCCAAGGGCCCTTGCTTTTAATGGAGTTATGTTTGGAGACAGGCCACTGAA AATAAATCACTCCAACAATGCAATAGTAAAACCCCCTGAGATGACACCTCAGGCTGCAGCTAAGGAGTTAGAAGAAGTCATGAAGCGGGTCCGAGAGGCTCAGTCCTTTATCTCGGCAGCTATTGAACCAG AGTCTGGaaagaacaatgaaagaaaagGCGGTCGATCTCGTTCCCATACTCGCTCACAATCCAGATCTAGCTCAAAATCTCATTCTAGAAGGAAGAGATCACAGTCAAAGCGCAG gaGTAGATCCCATAATAGATCACGCTCGAGACAGAAAGATCGACGCAGATCTAAGAGTCCACATAAAAAACGTTCCAAGTCAAGGGAGAGACGGAAGTCCAGGAGTCGGTCACGTTCACG ggacAAAAGGAAGGATACTCGAGAAAAGatcaaggaaaaggaaagagtgaaagatagagaaaaggaaagggaaaaagagagagagaaggagcgtgACAAGGAGAAGGAGCGAGgtagaaacaaagagaaggacagagagaaagagcgggACAAAGAGCCTGAGAAGGAACAGGACAAAGACAAGGACAGATCCAAAGAGAccgaggagaagaggaagaaggagaagaaatccAGAACGCCACCCCGGAGTTACAATGCCTCACGAAGATCTCGAAGTTCCAGCAG GGAAAGACGTAGGAGGAGGAGCAAGAGCTCTTCTAGATCCCCAAGAACATCGAAAACCATAAAAAGGAAGTCTTCTCGGTCTCCCTCCCCGAGGGG AAATAAGaaggataaaaagaaagaaaaggaacgaGACCACATTggtgagaggagggagggagagcgctCAAGCTCTGTGAAAAAGGATTGTAAAGACGGCGATGGCAAGGAGGACAGCACCGCCCTCACGGGGAGCGAT
- the SREK1 gene encoding splicing regulatory glutamine/lysine-rich protein 1 isoform X1 — MNSGGPFGLGLGFGLIPTAVIQVTNLSSAVTSEQMRTLFSFLGEIEELRLYPPDNTPLAFSSKVCYVKFRDPASVGVAQHLTNTVFIDRALIVVPCAEGKIPEEAKALSLLAPAPSMTSLMPGAGLLPIPTPSPLTTLGVSLSSLGAIPAAALDPNIAALGEIPQPPLMGNVDPSKIDEIRRTVYVGNLNSQTTTADQLLEFFKQVGEVKFVRMAGDETQPTRFAFVEFADQSSVPRALAFNGVMFGDRPLKINHSNNAIVKPPEMTPQAAAKELEEVMKRVREAQSFISAAIEPESGKNNERKGGRSRSHTRSQSRSSSKSHSRRKRSQSKRRSRSHNRSRSRQKDRRRSKSPHKKRSKSRERRKSRSRSRSRDKRKDTREKIKEKERVKDREKEREKEREKERDKEKERGRNKEKDREKERDKEPEKEQDKDKDRSKETEEKRKKEKKSRTPPRSYNASRRSRSSSRERRRRRSKSSSRSPRTSKTIKRKSSRSPSPRGRNKKDKKKEKERDHIGERREGERSSSVKKDCKDGDGKEDSTALTGSDEKEEMNEADSDVGKEVDEQDAPRTGESHGQQNGNCQPNEDNLSAQTDAV; from the exons ATGAACAGCGGAGGCCCCTTCGGTTTGGGCTTAGGCTTCGGCCTGATCCCTACGGCGGTGATTCAGGTGACCAATCTGTCGTCGGCCGTGACCAGCGAGCAGATGCGGACGCTCTTTTCCTTCCTAGGAGAAATCGAGGAGCTGCGGCTCTACCCTCCGGA CAATACACCTCTTGCGTTTTCATCCAAAGTATGTTATGTTAAGTTTCGTGACCCTGCGAGTGTTGGTGTGGCCCAGCATCTAACTAACACGGTTTTTATTGACAGAGCTCTCATAGTTGTCCCTTGTGCAGAAG GTAAGATCCCTGAAGAAGCCAAAGCCCTCTCCTTGCTGGCTCCTGCTCCGTCCATGACTAGCCTGATGCCTGGTGCAGGGCTGCTTCCCATCCCGACCCCCAGTCCCTTGACCACA CTTGGTGTCTCGCTCAGCAGTTTGGGAGCGATACCAGCAGCAGCGCTGGACCCCAACATTGCGGCTCTTGGGGAGATACCACAGCCACCACTCATGGGGAACGTGGACCCTTCTAAGATTGATGAGATCAGGAGGACGGTGTATGTTGGCAATCTGAATTCCCAG ACAACTACAGCTGATCAACTGCTTGAGTTTTTTAAACAAGTCGGAGAAGTAAAGTTTGTGCGGATGGCAGGTGATGAGACTCAGCCAACTCGGTTTGCTTTTGTGGAATTTGCAGACCAAAGTTCTGTGCCAAGGGCCCTTGCTTTTAATGGAGTTATGTTTGGAGACAGGCCACTGAA AATAAATCACTCCAACAATGCAATAGTAAAACCCCCTGAGATGACACCTCAGGCTGCAGCTAAGGAGTTAGAAGAAGTCATGAAGCGGGTCCGAGAGGCTCAGTCCTTTATCTCGGCAGCTATTGAACCAG AGTCTGGaaagaacaatgaaagaaaagGCGGTCGATCTCGTTCCCATACTCGCTCACAATCCAGATCTAGCTCAAAATCTCATTCTAGAAGGAAGAGATCACAGTCAAAGCGCAG gaGTAGATCCCATAATAGATCACGCTCGAGACAGAAAGATCGACGCAGATCTAAGAGTCCACATAAAAAACGTTCCAAGTCAAGGGAGAGACGGAAGTCCAGGAGTCGGTCACGTTCACG ggacAAAAGGAAGGATACTCGAGAAAAGatcaaggaaaaggaaagagtgaaagatagagaaaaggaaagggaaaaagagagagagaaggagcgtgACAAGGAGAAGGAGCGAGgtagaaacaaagagaaggacagagagaaagagcgggACAAAGAGCCTGAGAAGGAACAGGACAAAGACAAGGACAGATCCAAAGAGAccgaggagaagaggaagaaggagaagaaatccAGAACGCCACCCCGGAGTTACAATGCCTCACGAAGATCTCGAAGTTCCAGCAG GGAAAGACGTAGGAGGAGGAGCAAGAGCTCTTCTAGATCCCCAAGAACATCGAAAACCATAAAAAGGAAGTCTTCTCGGTCTCCCTCCCCGAGGGG CAGAAATAAGaaggataaaaagaaagaaaaggaacgaGACCACATTggtgagaggagggagggagagcgctCAAGCTCTGTGAAAAAGGATTGTAAAGACGGCGATGGCAAGGAGGACAGCACCGCCCTCACGGGGAGCGAT